tgagcataaaccatgaaataacaaatttcaaaacgaattgtaagtattccatttaccgttcattaaagtgtataagtgtttctcttatgttgtggggattttgttcatacaatcggaaaagtgtttattatagggtaaggaacaaatttttgacttcataatgaacataagacacttaataagggttatataggtgttattcaaaccgcaaaacgttgttttcggtttaaaaaccctattttctcggaatttcctcggaatattccgagggaattccgaggaaacccttttcttcctcggaattccgtcggaatattccgaggaaattccgaggaactagtgtttggagtttcaaaatctcgaatgtttttttataaacgcatcgatcgatggatttatgtccaaaaacgcatcgatcaatcactaagatggaacaaagcgtaacaatgtgatcgatcgatgagattatcccatcgatcgatctaggatatcaagtgttcctcggaatttcctcggaatattccgaggaaattccaaggaacTACTGTtttgggtttcaaaatctcgaatgtttttttataaacgcatcgatcgatggatttatgtccaaaaacgcatcgatcaatcactaagatggaacaaagcgtaacaatgtgatcgatcgatgagattatcccatcgatcgatctaggatatcaagtgttcctcggaatttcctcggaatattccgaggaaattccgaggaactactgttttgggtttcaaaatctcgaatatttttttataaacgcatcgatcgatggatttatgtccaaaaacgcatcgatcgatcactaagatggaccaaagcgtaacaatgtgatcgatcgatgggtatatgtccaaaaacgcatcgatcgatcacttgTTCGTCGGAATTTGCTCGGAATTTTGTGAGGAACACATttctcctcggaatttcctcggaatataccgacggattaatgtttcctcggaattccgtcggtatattccgaggaaattccgaggaaacccaaaatttgggcttcctcggaatttcctcggaaattctgaggatttcattttccgtcggaatgtccgtcagaataccgatgttttcttgtagtggcatTCCCATTGCTTTAACCGGTAGTGATTTCTTGCTAGAGACAAAACGGCACATGAAAGACTGGTGCCTTCTGCATTCCAGCTCTTGAGAAAATTGATCCAAATACCAATGTTATTCAAGGTATGCTGGTTTATTGTTAGGAACTCCTTCTGTATTTGCGAACAAATATAGTTACAGTCTTGAgtgtgtttattttttatacagCCATGATTCTAGTTCCAACACGAGAGCTGGCTCTTCAGACTTCACAGGTTTGCAAGGAGCTTTCCAAATACTTGAATATCCAAGTGATGAAAAAATTGTAGGATTACTGCTAAAAATAAGTTTTCTGATTGATTGCATTTTACTCTATATAAATGCATTACTATACTTACCACTTTCTGTAatcagttttaaagttttaaatagaAGTTGTTTTATTGTGCCATAAACTTCAAAGCTTTTAACTCTTTACAAACTATCTTACCAGGCCGACAAGCTGTTGTCCGCAGAGTTCCAAGCTTTTGTTTGCAGAGTTCCAGGCCAACTATCCTCTTGATACTCAACAGTTTACAATGTGAGTATGCACATGTTCTGTTTCAtgttacatcttcttcttttgttgttCTTGTTATTGATTATGGTGTGTCATTACTTGCATTGTGAAGATATATCAAAGTTTATTCTCATTGATGTGTTGTTTTATCATGATTATGGTTATAACTGTAGTGCACGGTTTCTTAAAtagtattaaaaattaattaagagaCCCTTAAAGGGTCTCTacgataatgatgctctaaggaGACTATCTAAAGAGTAGAAGAGACTCACGCGTTTAGGTGTCAAGTTGTAAGACCTTGATTATGGCTATAACTGTAGTGCACGGTTTCTtaggttcaatttttttatttttttgtctgattaaaaaaattaaaaattaaaaagcgtACCAATCGTGGGTTGCCACGTGTTAGTGGGATCCGCGAACAATGCGAAAAATAGACCAAAATCGATACTTATTTCACGATTTCTGGAACCGATTTTAGAGGTTTTTGTGGAACCCAGACCATATAAGAAACCCACTAATCTCCTGCGATAATCATGCTCAAAGTGATGAGACACGGTTTCTTACCGACATAAGTTTCTTACAGACACAGTTTCTTACCGACATAAGTTTGAGACactttggaaagaaaaaaatctgagGTAAAGAGATTATTGGAATCGCCTAGATTGCTAAGGTATGCTATCTAGAAATCTGAAGATGAGAAGAGAGCTTCCTTTTGACGTAGTGGTGGAAATACTCGCTAGGGTTCCTGTTAAGGACTTAATACGGTTTAGATGTGTCTGCAAAACTTGGCGTTCATTGTTCCAAGAGGAGCGGTTTTATAGACAGCACATGACTCATCCCCCAACGAGGATTGTGTCGTTCCGTCGTTCAGATACTCTACTTGGTCGTTTTTCTTATCAAGATGGCAAGCCATGGTGGTACTCGAAGATGTTAAACGTTAGAGATAACAAATTGCTTCTCGGCGCTGGTTTAGTTGGTCACTGCCATGGACTGTTTTGCTTATATTTTGAAGATAAGACTTTTTGTGTTTGGAACCCGTCACTGAGTGAATTAATAAGAATACAAACAAGGCATGTCAGTAACTGGGCTGAGATGGGTTTTGGTTATGACAACTCAAGTCAAGATTATAAGATTGTGTTGGTTCTGGATATGCGAGGCAGCCATTCTAAAGCACTAGTGTTATCCTTAAAGTCGGGTGAGTCTCGGATAATTGATGTCCTGTGTTTAGAAAACATTGTCGTCATGATCCGCATGAGACTTCCTGGAACGCTGGTTGGTGAAAATATCTACTGGCAGGTGTATGATGATGAGTTAAAAGTAACTGATAAGATTTTGGGCTTTGATTTGGTGTCAGAGACTTTCAACTACTGCCCAGGTCCGAGTAATTGTGGTAAAGCATTTCCTCAAGATCTAGAGGGGTTGGGAGGAGGAGGTCTATGTACAGTGGGGGTTGATGCCCTGCCTGGTGATATCATCGAGAAGATTGGTGGTTGTAGTGGTGGTATCAAATCTTGGAGCAAGATGTGCAATCTCTCGAGGGGTCTTCTTGAAATCTCAACTGGCTGTCGTATCGATAAGATTCTGCTACTGTCTGCGATAACTTATGCAGGATTGCTAttagttttagaaaatattgGTGGAAGAGAATCAAAATTGGTTGCATACAACTTAGAGGAGAAAAGTTTGACAAATGTTGAGACCAGTTTGTCCCACTATACCTGTGGGTGGGAGTCTTCAGACGTATGTTGAAACGCTTGTCTCTATTCCTGGCTCTTTCAGTTAAGAGGCTTAAAGATTTTTTGAGCTTtgcttgttttgttttatctatctatctgtagcaaaacacaataaacaaatcattgtttgtttgtctttttccatggatatttagttttgttttcctGTCAACAGGAAAACGTTCAAGTTAACCTCTTCCCGTTAAATTCAGACAGATTCTTGTAATGGATTTGTTGCAGAAGATGAAAAACATATGTAGCAATATTTACTGTTGGTGCTATTAATGAGTTTACCATACTAAAGTATCCTATACTAGACCAATTACAAAGTTTGCAAAAGAAAGCTCCAAAAGTTCTTGGATCTTGCAAATTTTTCACTGTCAAGTGGTGTTGATACGCTAaagaatgaattttttttttctgatgaaattaatttcaaagtgaaatatctaatctattaaaaatacaattacaTTTTAacagtaactttattttattaattacaatGTTTGTCATTCAGTGTTAACTGAAAAAAATAAGTCTCAGCTAAGCCTCATTCTCGGCAAAGCTCATTAACAACTTTTGCCATTGGAATTAAAAAAAGCTgcattaaaattgtttaaagcaTCTCCAACGatgacaccaaatttggtgttgaaattacaccaaatttggtgttttgatgtcaatttttttttgtcatatccAACAATAACATCAAATCTTACATCAAAagcaatattatatattatttaatgttttcagttttaaaacttttatatttctattatttgtaattgatgaataataatatagattatatttatattttattatttgtaagtgataaataataatagttatttacttatttattttgaatataataataaaattaaaattaaaattttaatcatatgaaaataaattaaaaatacaaataatattatattatttatgtttaattacaaatttgatagtaattgatctatattattaaatgaaacatattaaaatgtattttagaaattttgtgtGATGAATATTACTGCACcaaatgtgaaaataaatttaaaataaaaataatacaatatatttatgtttaattacaaatttgatagtaattaaactatatttttaaatgaaacatattaaaatatgtattttaaagatttggtgtgatggtatcaaatttggtgcTTTGTTGGAGATGAAaccacaccaaatttggtgttttggtgtcttgttggagatggtcttacgtgtgttttcaaatttaattcaaattaattatttgatgTTAACGCTGTCTCCCATGTGAGCTATGCCTCGAAACTAGAGGAACGACTTTGGCAGAAGAAACTGAATGTTTTAATTTTCTCAGAGGTGAAAAGGGCATATAAATATCTATTATTAGGCTTTAGCAGAATAAACTGAATGTTTACTTATTTGTTGGCATCTAATGTTTACTCTTGATAATGGGTGTACACCGATGAagttgatattttaattatcaGTCTTGAGAATACTGAAATATGAACACTTTCAACGTTGACATCCTAAATGTTAAAAAGAGttagttaatattttgtttagaaaagTTAATATTTCCAAAAATCTAGACTATACTATTcattcagttacaaaaaatacaaaactaagTAATATATATTGGAATATGTTATATTTCCCAAATAGATAAAGTCGGTTTAGATACCTTTCCATATTCAACTAGGTTTGAGATCTTGTACTTTGTATAAATATACGACCTTGTGATCTGAGAAAAACAACTTGAACATTCATAGATTCAGTATTTGTCATGGTATCAGAACCATCGATCTGAAAacctaaataatttttttcttctttattgcCTCTCGGCACAagttctcttcttcctcctctgttttcttttcGAAAAACAGAGTAACCTAACGAAACAGAGTACACTAAACCCCTCGGTTTTTCTATCCTATCTCCTCTAGTGATGTCTGTCCAGACAGTTCAACAAGAAAAACGTAAGACAATATCTCCTTACGATTTAACTTCCGGAGATAATCCTGGAGCTGTGATCTCGCAACCTCTTCTTAATGGGAATAACTATGATGAATGGGCAATTAACTTACGTATGGCTCTCAGCTAGCGTAAGAAATTTGGCTTCTTGGATGGTAGCATACCGAAACCATCAGCTGATTCATCGTACCTGAAGATTGGACTGCAAACAACCACTTACCTGTTGGCTGGATTAGGCAAACAATAGAGCCCAAGCTTCGATCTTCTATATCAACCTGAGAAGTTGCCAAAGACTTATGGGACATCATCAAAAAGCGATTCTCCATCAAGAGTGGAGCTCGTCTTCAACAACTTCGTAATTCGCTCGCGACGTGCAAGCAAAACGGATCTTCTGTCGATAATTACTTCGGTAGGTTAACAAAATTATGGGATGGGATTGCAGAGTGTTTAAACACCAAACGGTGTGAATGTGGCAAATGCACTTGTGATCTCAATGCTGCTCATGAAAAGGAGACAGAAACTCTCCACATCCATGATTTTCTCGCTGGATTAGATGATTCTGTTCACGGCGTCATCAGGTCTCAGTTATGTGCGATTTCACCACTCCCTGATCTCGATAGTGTCTATCAAACCGTGGTTCAGAATGAAACAATCCGGTCTACAGTTACTCAAGACGCAGCTGTCATGAGTTTTGCTACACAGGCTCCACCGCAACGCTTTCCACAAAACACTTCAACAGCTTATTCTCGTGACATCTCGAGACAGAATGGATATGATGTACCACCTCGTACTGGTCCAGGAAACTTTCCAGGAAACAGAGATATGTCTCGTACATGCACAGTGTGTGGTCGTAAAGGTCATGAGGCTTCTTCATGCTTTCGGGTTGTTGGCTATCCGGATTGGTATGGTGGAGATAAATCTCGCTCTAAACCTTCAACAATGAATCGTGGTCGTGGCACACCAGCTCGGGCAAACTCGACTCAAATAGCTACTGCTAACTCTGCTGCAACGGCTTCCAACGCTACTCTTACTGATGCTGATCGACAAGGCTTTACTAGAATTACAGATGCGCAGTGGCAACAAATTCAACAAGTTCTTGGAGTCGGAAAAGCTACTGAACGACTGAGTGGTAAGAATAACGTTCCTTTATGGATCTTTGATACTGGAGCCACGCATCACATGACTGGACGGATTGATCTTCTTGAAGATATCAAGGATATCGATCCAATTTCAGTCTTTTTACCTGCTGGTTCTAATGCTCAAACAACACAGCAGGGCAATATTCGTCTTACCTCATCATTGACACTTATGAATGTTTATCTGGTTCCGGGTTTTCATACGAACTTGATTTCGTTTGGACAACTTGTCACTGATAATTTTCTGGTTGGACAAGTAACAGATATGCTTCTTCTTTTACAGGACCGCACTTTGAGGATGCTGATTGGACTGGGTgaacgagagagagagggacTATACTGATTTCGCGGATTGGAATCACCAACGGCTATGCATACAAGTGTTCCGGCTGATCTTCATCTGTGGCACAGTCGTTTAGGACATCCATCCCCACGAATTACTAGCTTGGTTCCTGGAATTAGTAAATCTTCTATGACTAGAGATGCGTTATTTCAGAATTGTGATATTTGTTTACGAGTAAAACAGACTCGTCAGAtttttccagaaagtttatctAATGCTAAAGaaagttttgatttgattcactgCGATTTATGGGGTCCTTATCGCACTACTGCGTTTTGCGGATCACGTTATTTCCTTACTATAGTTGATGATTTCTCCAGAGCAGTCTGGTTATATTTACTTCCTGGCAAAACGAGAGTCGCACAACAACTTCGTGACTTCTTGGAGATGATTGAAAGGCAGTTCTCCAAGAAAATCAAAACTATACGATCTGATAATGGCTCAGAGTTTCTCTGCCTCACGAGATACTTTACGGAAAATAGGATTTTACATGAAACATCATGTGTTCATACACCTCAACAAAACGGACGAGTCGAGCGCAAGCACATGCATATCCTTAATATTGCAAGAGCACTTCGATTTCAGGCACATATGCCTATTGAGTATTGGGGCGAGTGTGTTCTTGCCGCAGGCCATATTATAAATCGTACTCCATCGGCTCTACTTGGCAACAAAACGCCATTTGAAAAGTTATATGGGTCTGCGCCCTCGTATAAGCACTTGCGAGTCTTCGGTTGCTTGGCTTATGCACATAATCTTGATCACAAAGGTGATAAGTTTACATCTCGCAGTAGTCGCTGTGTCTTTCTTGGTTACCCGTATGGCAAGAAAGGATGGAGGCTGTATGATATTGAC
The window above is part of the Brassica napus cultivar Da-Ae chromosome C3, Da-Ae, whole genome shotgun sequence genome. Proteins encoded here:
- the LOC106355212 gene encoding putative F-box protein At3g16210, whose product is MLSRNLKMRRELPFDVVVEILARVPVKDLIRFRCVCKTWRSLFQEERFYRQHMTHPPTRIVSFRRSDTLLGRFSYQDGKPWWYSKMLNVRDNKLLLGAGLVGHCHGLFCLYFEDKTFCVWNPSLSELIRIQTRHVSNWAEMGFGYDNSSQDYKIVLVLDMRGSHSKALVLSLKSGESRIIDVLCLENIVVMIRMRLPGTLVGENIYWQVYDDELKVTDKILGFDLVSETFNYCPGPSNCGKAFPQDLEGLGGGGLCTVGVDALPGDIIEKIGGCSGGIKSWSKMCNLSRGLLEISTGCRIDKILLLSAITYAGLLLVLENIGGRESKLVAYNLEEKSLTNVETSLSHYTCGWESSDVC
- the LOC106356373 gene encoding uncharacterized protein LOC106356373 isoform X2; amino-acid sequence: MSFATQAPPQRFPQNTSTAYSRDISRQNGYDVPPRTGPGNFPGNRDMSRTCTVCGRKGHEASSCFRVVGYPDWYGGDKSRSKPSTMNRGRGTPARANSTQIATANSAATASNATLTDADRQGFTRITDAQWQQIQQVLGVGKATERLSGPHFEDADWTG
- the LOC106356373 gene encoding uncharacterized protein LOC106356373 isoform X1 yields the protein MHTSVPADLHLWHSRLGHPSPRITSLVPGISKSSMTRDALFQNCDICLRVKQTRQIFPESLSNAKESFDLIHCDLWGPYRTTAFCGSRYFLTIVDDFSRAVWLYLLPGKTRVAQQLRDFLEMIERQFSKKIKTIRSDNGSEFLCLTRYFTENRILHETSCVHTPQQNGRVERKHMHILNIARALRFQAHMPIEYWGECVLAAGHIINRTPSALLGNKTPFEKLYGSAPSYKHLRVFGCLAYAHNLDHKGDKFTSRSSRCVFLGYPYGKKGWRLYDIDRKLIFNSRDVVFREKNFPFQTMLSDSTSAPAIVNSPVLSGFSEDDGSDLETNPPKVTQTPPDPELANVPTELLGRGHRVKKPSTRLQGFVANAVQLSPVSLSLSRHLHPVHSISQVQYILSQTIYLLIIFSRNIVCLYLLWQHV